From the genome of Thermaerobacter marianensis DSM 12885:
CAACCAGCATCCACCCCAGGATGACGACCAACGGCAACGCCGCCAGGGCCGCAGCGACCCGCACGTCTCCCTTCCTGCGGAGCATCCACACCGCCACGATGGCCAGCACGATGCCGATCGGCGCCACGTACTGAAACCGCGGCGTGGCCGAAAAGTACACGAGAGGCCCGATGGTGAACAGGGCGGCCGCGTAGACCCACCCGACCCGACGGGTGACGAGTCCCACCACCGCGCACCCGATGGTGAGGATCCATCCCGGGATCCCGAGGACGGCACCCAGGATCAGAGCGTCCAACGCCTCCAGCAGCACCTGCCCCGCCCCCTTCCCAAGGCCGGCCATCACACCTCATCCAGATCATACCACCGTCCCGTCCTCCATTGCCGTCCTGCCTTCGTGACCGGCCTCCTCACGACCCGCGCGGATCGTAACCCACCACCGTCCAGATCCCCGTCTCGTCCTGGCGCACCAGCCGCTTGAGGTACACCCGCGCGACCGGGCCGACCTGGACCTCCACGACGGCGCGCCTGCCGTCGTTGTGGACGACGCGGATGTTCCGGTCGACCAGGGCGCCGTAGTCGCCCACCTGCTCCCCGAACTGGCCCAGGAGGAACGCCCCCGCGACCTGGACGGGATCCAGCATCCATGGGGAGTGACCGGCGTCTACCTGTTGTTGCGAACCGCGCTCCACCTCCATGTCGACGGAGACCTCGACCTCGGGGTCGAAGCCGGTTCCGGCGCCGGGATCCCGGTTGGGATCGGGGAGCTGGATGTCCGGTGCCAGGGCGCGGGCCAGTTCGACCCGCTGCGGCCCCTCGACGGTGATCTCGAGCCCCTGCTGGCGCCAGCGCAGCCGCTCGCCGAACACCTCCAGCACGCCGTCCTGGCCGACGGCGCCGAGGGCGGCGTTCGGCTGGGGCTCGAACGGCCCCTGGGCCGGTTCTTCCACGATCACCGTCTCACCGTAGTCCAGGACCACCCGGTCCCGAGCCGCCAGGATCCGACGGGGCGTCTCGCCCGGCAGCAGCGGGGTGAAGCCGGCGATGGCCGCCGCCTCGGCGGGTGTGTCCACCAGCTGCCCGGGGTTCTCCTCCTCGACGCGGTAGCCCGCCGGCACCTCGAAACGGAACCGGGCCAGGTCGACGGGCGCGTTGGCCTCGAACCGGACGAAGGTGGTCTCGGTCTGCAGGCCGTTCTGCATCGCCGTCCGCAGGCGCAGGGGCAGGTGGGTCTCGGCGTCGACCCAGAGGTCGTAGGGCAGGCCGCCGGGCGGTTCGATGCGCAGCCGGATTGCGTCGCGACCCGCGACCTGCTCGCGGCCCACCACCTGGTGGGAATAGCGCAGGGCGGCGCGCGCCTGGTCCTCAAGGTCGAAGGGGCGCACGTCGGGCAGCGGGGGCAGGACCGCCACGACCCTCTCGGCGGGACGAACCTGCCACTTGCGCCGGCCGTCATGCACCGTGACCACGCCCGTGTCGTCCCGGGTCATGTAACGGTCGCCGTCGACCCAGACTTCGATCCGCCGTACCAGCCAGGTCTCGCCGGCCGCGTTGGCGGCGCGCTTCTCGAGCACCCCATGGTAGCTGCGGAGCTGGGCGACGGCCTGCTCCATGGCGTAGACCACGTCGGTCTCCGGCGCCGGTCCGAGCCCAAGCTCCGCCCGGAGCCACCCGCTGAGGCCGGGGATCTGGGGCCACGGCGCGAAGGTGGCCGCCAGCGCCAGCCCGGCGATCAGGGCCGCCGCGGCGATCCCCACGCGCCGCCGGCGGCTGCGTGTCCAAGCGCCTTCCCGTTCCACGGCCCGGGTGTCGTCCTGTTCCCTGCCGCCAAGGGCGTCGGCACCCTCCCACTCCCCGGCGTCGGCCAGGCAACGCTCCCTGTCGCCGGCGTCGCGGGTGTGGAGGGCGTCGAGGGCGCCGATTGTCCCGAGCCCTCTTCCGGCGGCGCCTCCACCGTACCCCCACGGGCCTCCCACCTCGGATTTGGCGCCCCCACGGCGGCAAACCAGCCGCCCCGGCATGGACGAACCCGGCTGGCCGGCGGCGACCAGCGGCCTCCACCCCTCCGCCGGATCCGACGCGCCACGCAGGCTCTTCAGCATGCGGGCCACCGCTAAGAGCTCTGCCTCCTCGGGCTCCGCCGGCACCGGGGGACGACGCTCCTCGTTCAGGGCGTCGATCATCCGGTCGAGCCGCTCCTCGCGGAGGGCCCGGAAGCGACGCCGGTTCCAGTCGCGCCAGGAAGCCATCGGGCCCTTCCCTTCCATCAGCGGTCCACCTCCCGCAAAAGGTCCCGCAGCGCCGTGAGAGCCCGGTATTGCAGGCCGCGGATGGCGGCCTCGCTCCGCCGCATCTGCCGGGCGGTCTCGGCCCTCGACAACCCGACGACGATGCGCCAGTGCAGCACCTCCCGGTACGCGGGTGGGAGTCGTCGCAGCCGGTCCTCCAGCCAGACGCGGTCGACGACCACGGCCGCACCGGCGTCGCCTGGGGCGCCTTCGCGGGGTGGGGCGGTCCCCTGCAACAGGGCCTCTTCGAGAGGCACGGTCGCCCCGTCCCGGCGCTGCCGCCGCCAGCGGTCACGGATCAGGTTGAGGGCGATGGTGCGGACCAGGGCGTCGGGCGGGGGAAAGCCCGTCCGCCCCGCCTCCGCCATTGCGTCCGCGATCTCAAGCCCCTTGATGCCGGAACCGGGTCCGTCGGCACCGCAGGCGACGCGGTCGGACGTACTGGGTCCACCAGCGCCTGCGGCGCAACCCGACGCACCGGAGCCACCACGGCCCGCCGCCCGCCCACCTCGCAGGACGCGCAGCACGGTCTCCTGGGTCACGTCCTCGGCCTCCTCGCGGTTCTGGACGCGGGCGTAGACGAACCGGTAGAGCCAGGGCCAGGTCGCGTCGTACCACTGCCGGACCGCGTCCTCGCCGGATGCAGGCGGCGATCCGGCATTCGCTCGTTCGGGCATCCCTGCACCTGCTTTCCTAACCGTGGCCTTGGGGAGGTACCTCCAAACGGTAGAACGCAGCGAGGCGGCGAACGTCACGCGGCAGAACTGGGAAGATGCGGGAGGTGACGGGTGGCGAGGCGGGTGGGTTCCCTACCCCGCCGGGAACCCCGACACCGCGGGGAAGCATCGCCCGGGTGGCCGCTACCGCGGCAGCGCACGTCCCCTTTGCCTACTGTGGTGCGCTCCGCTGGGTGCCGTCTTCGCAGGGAACGGGCTGGGGCTCAGCCATCGGTAATGACGGCAAGGCGCACCCGGCGGTGACCCGCGGCGCCGGGTTCGTCCGCATCGGACCCCGGCGTGCGTCGCCAGCCTGGGGCCGGGACGGGGATCGGGACGGGGACCGGCAGCCCCTCCCCAAGATCCGCAGGACGCCCGCTTTGCAAGGCCCTCAGGACGGCTTGTAGAGACCGTCCCGGACCAGCGCGAGATAGCGTTCCCACTTCTGGACCCAGTGCTCGAGGTCGGCGTACCCCAGGTCGGGACGCTGGCGGATGGCGGCGACGATGCGCGGCAGGAGGCCGTCGCCGACCAGCAGGAGCAGTTCCACCGCCTCCTCGACGGTGACCCCAGGCCGCAGGCGGCTGGCATCGACGTCACGGTAGAGCAGCTCCTGGCTCCGGGCCGCCGCCTCGCCCAGCCGCTGGCGGAACTCGGCGGACACCGCCGGGTCGACCATGGACCGGACGATCAACCGGTAGGCGTCCGGGTGGTCCCGGTACACCTTCAGCTTGATCGCCCCCAGGCGGCGGAGCCGTTCGAAGAGATCCCGGGGCAGGTCCGGCGTCGCCTCCTCGAGGGCCGCCTCGACGGGCTGGAGCGCGCGGTCCACGGCCGCCCGGTAGAGGTCGTCCTTGCTGCCGAAGTAGTAGAGCACCAGGCCCTTGGCGACGCCGGCCCGCTGGGCGATGCGGCTGAGGGAGGCGCGCACGTAGCCGCGGTCTGCGAACTCGGCCACGGCGGCGTCGAGGATGCGCTCGCGGGGGCTGGCATCGGCCGCCCTGGCCGGGCCGGTCCCCACCCTCTCCCGACGGGCCGCTGCGGCAGCCGTGCGCCGGCGGCCAATGCCCGCGTGGACCGTACCGGCGGCGTGACGGTCGCCAGCGGCGCCGCTGCTGGGGGCCCCTCCGTCGCTCCGGGCGGAAGCACCACCGGCAGTGCCGGTGCGGGGGATCCCGCCGCCCTTCCTGGCGGGAGCCCCGCCTCCGGTGCCGGTGCTGGCAATCCCACCGTCGCCCCGGGTCCGAGCCCCGCTGGCGTTGCCGTCGTTGGAAGTCCCGGCGCCCCGGGCACGAGCCCCGCCGCCGGCAGTACCGCTGCTGAGAGTCCCGCCGCCGCTCCGGGGGGGAGCCCCGCCGCCGTTCCGGGTGCGAACAGGCCCACCACGGCTTCCCCTGGGGGTCAACCCGTTTCCGTTCCCGCCGTCCGCGTTGCGGCGAGTCTCGCCATCGGTCCGGCCGCTCCCGGTCTCACCGCCGTTCCCACCACGCGGGGTCCCGTCACCCTGGGAAACGCCGTCGCCTGGCATGGACGCACCTCCATACCGCCCCGTCACGCGAAGTCCTTCCGCTGGAGAATCATCGTACCGGCCAGCGCACCCACCAGGAAGACGGCGGTCAGGACGAGCAGGCCCCCCACATCGGGATCCCCCGCCGCGGCCTGATCGAGGGCGGTGTAGCGCTGCAGGCTGACGTAGCCGATAGGACGCAGCCGGTCGGCGACCTGGCTCAAGGCGTGGAGGACGAAGGAGGTCAGCCCGACGCCGACGCCGGCGGAGATGGCCGTCTGGGCGCGAGGGAAGAAGGGCGCGAGGGCGAACCCCGCGCCGCCAGCAGCCAGGGTAGCGCAGAACCCCGCCAGGTGCGTCCACCGCTGGCGGCCGAGGTCGTAGGCGTCGCCGGCCACCGCCCAGCCCACCAGCGTGCTGACGGCCAGGATCGCCACCCAGAGGGCAACCGCACAAACGACGAAGGCGGCGATCTTGGCGACCATCACCTGACGCCGGGTCACGGGCCGCGTGTAGAGGAACTCCACCGCCCCCAGGTCGGGCTCCCGGGCCACGCTGCCGCCCGCCTGCATCAGGCCGTAGATGGTCGCCAGGAGCACGAGATAACCCATGATGTACACGCCGTAGTAGCTGTTGACGTCGGCGATCATCGCCGGGGTGAAGCTGAAGGCCTTCAGCAGGCTCTCGGGCATGGCCTTGAGCGCCTCCACCATCACCGGGTCCTGGATGGACTCGAACAGACCCAGGTAGAGCGCGACGACGCCGACCAGCACACCGGTCCAGATCACGAGGCCGCGGCGGGCCAGCCGCAGCTCCATGCGCGCCATGTGCAGGATGAGCCGCAGCCGGCCACGACCGTTCATCGCCCCGCCCCCCCGTCCGGCCGGCCGGTCCGGATGACCCGGCCTCCGCTCGCCGTCCCGGCCGGCCCTCCACGGCCGCCGGCCCCACCGCCCGGGGTGCCGGGACCGGACCCCTGGGGACCATCACCGGGACCCGCGGCGTCATCCCCGCCCCCCTGGGTACCGCTGCCGGAATCCGGAGCGCCGTCCCCGACGCGGTACATGGTGAGGAACACGTCCTCGAGCCCCGGCTCGGCGATGGTCAGGTCCTCAAGGGCCAGCGGGGCCAGGGCGGCCACCAGCTCCTGCACCGGTGCCCGGACCAAAAGGCGGTAGGTCCCCGGCTTGCCGGGCACCGGCTCGGGCCGCGGATCGCCCCACCTGACCAGGAGATCGCCCGGCAGCGGCGCACCCCCCGCCAGCCGCAGGGTCACGATCTTCATGTGCCGCCCAGGCAGATCGTCGACGGGTGCCACCTGCAGCAGGCG
Proteins encoded in this window:
- a CDS encoding sigma-E factor regulatory protein RseB domain-containing protein, translating into MEGKGPMASWRDWNRRRFRALREERLDRMIDALNEERRPPVPAEPEEAELLAVARMLKSLRGASDPAEGWRPLVAAGQPGSSMPGRLVCRRGGAKSEVGGPWGYGGGAAGRGLGTIGALDALHTRDAGDRERCLADAGEWEGADALGGREQDDTRAVEREGAWTRSRRRRVGIAAAALIAGLALAATFAPWPQIPGLSGWLRAELGLGPAPETDVVYAMEQAVAQLRSYHGVLEKRAANAAGETWLVRRIEVWVDGDRYMTRDDTGVVTVHDGRRKWQVRPAERVVAVLPPLPDVRPFDLEDQARAALRYSHQVVGREQVAGRDAIRLRIEPPGGLPYDLWVDAETHLPLRLRTAMQNGLQTETTFVRFEANAPVDLARFRFEVPAGYRVEEENPGQLVDTPAEAAAIAGFTPLLPGETPRRILAARDRVVLDYGETVIVEEPAQGPFEPQPNAALGAVGQDGVLEVFGERLRWRQQGLEITVEGPQRVELARALAPDIQLPDPNRDPGAGTGFDPEVEVSVDMEVERGSQQQVDAGHSPWMLDPVQVAGAFLLGQFGEQVGDYGALVDRNIRVVHNDGRRAVVEVQVGPVARVYLKRLVRQDETGIWTVVGYDPRGS
- a CDS encoding RNA polymerase sigma factor produces the protein MPERANAGSPPASGEDAVRQWYDATWPWLYRFVYARVQNREEAEDVTQETVLRVLRGGRAAGRGGSGASGCAAGAGGPSTSDRVACGADGPGSGIKGLEIADAMAEAGRTGFPPPDALVRTIALNLIRDRWRRQRRDGATVPLEEALLQGTAPPREGAPGDAGAAVVVDRVWLEDRLRRLPPAYREVLHWRIVVGLSRAETARQMRRSEAAIRGLQYRALTALRDLLREVDR
- a CDS encoding TetR/AcrR family transcriptional regulator — encoded protein: MGTGPARAADASPRERILDAAVAEFADRGYVRASLSRIAQRAGVAKGLVLYYFGSKDDLYRAAVDRALQPVEAALEEATPDLPRDLFERLRRLGAIKLKVYRDHPDAYRLIVRSMVDPAVSAEFRQRLGEAAARSQELLYRDVDASRLRPGVTVEEAVELLLLVGDGLLPRIVAAIRQRPDLGYADLEHWVQKWERYLALVRDGLYKPS
- a CDS encoding ABC transporter permease; translation: MNGRGRLRLILHMARMELRLARRGLVIWTGVLVGVVALYLGLFESIQDPVMVEALKAMPESLLKAFSFTPAMIADVNSYYGVYIMGYLVLLATIYGLMQAGGSVAREPDLGAVEFLYTRPVTRRQVMVAKIAAFVVCAVALWVAILAVSTLVGWAVAGDAYDLGRQRWTHLAGFCATLAAGGAGFALAPFFPRAQTAISAGVGVGLTSFVLHALSQVADRLRPIGYVSLQRYTALDQAAAGDPDVGGLLVLTAVFLVGALAGTMILQRKDFA